The sequence CATCGAGATCCTCGGTCTTGCCGCTGTGGTAGAATGAGGCGAGACGGTTCGGCTCATCGCCGCAGCCCCGGAAAGCCCATGCGAGGACATCCCAGCCGCGCTTCACTAGGGCGCGTGCCATGCCCTGCACATAGGTCGCCCGCGAGCATCCTTCGAGGCCGTGGGAGAGGATCGCGAGGCGTTGGCCGCGCCCGCCCGCCCATTCGAGATCGAGGAAATCCCCGTCTTCCAGCTCCAGCCGCTCGGGGCGATCCGTCACCGTTGCGATCCTTCGGAAAAGAACCGGATGGACGGTCTGGAAATGGCCGCCCCGCAGCCATGCGGGCGGGTGGTAGGTGGATTTTTCGATGAGTGGCATGCGCCTACAGCCTAGCACCATGGGATCGCTGACAAGGAATTATCGACCGCCCCGTTCGTGAATTTGCACCAAGGGCAAGGAGTGGCTGAATACCGAATGCCGGATTGCCCAACGGCGCTCGATGTGCTAGATCACATGTATGGAAGCAATCCTGATCGAGAAAGAGGCTATGGTCTTGCCGGAAGCGGAGCGGGCGGTTCTTGCCGAGCGGCTTCTGGTCAGCCTCGAAAGCAAAAGGATCGTTTTTCAGGAGGAGTGGCTCGATGAGGCGAAGGCTCGCTTCGAGGCTTACCAAGCGGGACGGATTCAAGCGGTCGATGGCGGGGAAACTCTGGCGGCCATTCGTACAGCCCTCGGGAAATGAAACCGGGATATCTCCTCCTCGCCCCGGCTGCCGCCGAATTGGAGGAGTCCGCGAAATTTTACAACGGATGTGCCGAAGGGCTTGGCGATGAATTCCTGGATGCGTTTGAAAGCGCCATGGATCTGATCATGGGTTACCCCGAAGCATGGGGGATGTTGGATCAGGACTTCAGAAGGTTTCTCCTGAGAAGGTTTCCTTTTGGGATCATTTACCGGGTTCAGGACGGCAGGGTCATC comes from Akkermansiaceae bacterium and encodes:
- a CDS encoding addiction module protein; the protein is MEAILIEKEAMVLPEAERAVLAERLLVSLESKRIVFQEEWLDEAKARFEAYQAGRIQAVDGGETLAAIRTALGK
- a CDS encoding type II toxin-antitoxin system RelE/ParE family toxin, encoding MKPGYLLLAPAAAELEESAKFYNGCAEGLGDEFLDAFESAMDLIMGYPEAWGMLDQDFRRFLLRRFPFGIIYRVQDGRVIVTSVFHLSRKPESWRKDA